TAGGGGTCATCGCCATTGAAGATTTGAAATTGCGATCGCCCCAGGAGTTGCGCTTTGATATTGTAGTAATTGTCTAATGTTTTATGACGACTGAGGTGGTCGGGGGTAAACGTCGTCCACACACCAATTTTGGGAGCTAGGTCGTGTGAAGATTCAATTTGGTAACTACTGATTTCTGCAATCACCCAATCTGGGGGATTTTGGATTTTGAACTCCCCCCCTTGATAAGGCCGGAGCTTTAGTGAGGAGGATGGGGGGGGTGAATTTTGTATGGAAGACTCCTGTTGAGGCGACTCATTTGTCGTCCCTACGGCTGAGTTTAACGCCAGTTCACACGCAGCATTGCCGATGTTGCCGCAGGCGGGGGCATGGAAACCGGCAGATTGAAAGATGGCAGCAATCAGAGCCGTGGTGGTCGTTTTACCATTGGTACCAGTGATACCCACCCAAGGACAGGATTGGAGATGACGCCAAGCGAGTTCGAGTTCTCCAATCGTGTCAATTCCTTTGCTTCTCGCTGCCACTAATACCGGGATATCCCAAGGCACACCAGGGCTAACAACAATGAGTTGGGGTAAGTCTGCATCGTCGAGGGTTAAGGAATAACCCAGTTTAACGGTAATTCCCTCAGCCGCGAGGCTTTGTTGTTGTTGTTGCAGAGATTCGGAACCGTTCCGTGAAGCGATGCTTTCTGCACTAGCAGAATCGCTGAGTGTGACTTGCCAGCCTTGCTGCTGAAGGAGACGTGCGGCAGCGATTCCGGAGCGTCCCAGACCAATTATCTGAGCGTTGGGCATAAATTAAATGGCAGATATCCCTGGTTTAGCATTCCCCATAGTACTCAGGAGACTAGGAACTTGCCAATTACCAGGGAGAAAAGAACACTAACTTTTCACGATCGCGCCAAAGTCAGCGAGCACACGCGCATGATTCCGCAGTAACCCCAACAGATTCAAGCGATTCCGTTGGATAGCTAACTCCTCTTCTGTCGGATTTTCTTTCGCCGCCACCATCACCAACACACTATCCTCCCCATCAAAGAATCGGCTTACCGTAGGTGCATTTTCTACCAAAGCATTGACCAGTTGTTCGTAATTTCGCTGTTCTTGTGCGGCTTTCGTTTGCGGCACTAAATTAACAATGGCCTCATAGAAAGCTTGCTCTGAACTTTTTTGGAACAATGTTGTATCTACTACAGCCATAGGGTCGAGTTGTTGCGTATCCAAATCTCCTTTTTGGGTAGCGAGACGAGAAGAACGGTTAACCGTTTCGTAGATGTCATCTAACCTCCCGTCCTTACGGATTTCTTGGAGGAATAAGGCGCGATCGCGGACATCCAACAAATCTTTTAAGGCTCGCTCTGTATATTCCGGGTCATTCTCTCCTAAAACCGCATTCACCAAATCATAGTCAATATGATCTATCATCCCTGAGCTAGTTTTTGCTATCTTCTCAGGAGTAGCAGTAAATGCCTGGAGATATATGTTTCCTTCTTGCAAGAGCGTGCGGATACGTTGGATAAAAAACTCTTGTAACGTTTCTACCGGAGAATTTTTATCTGGATAAGCAGCTACAAAATCTGCTGATATATCCTGCAACAATTGATGCAGATTAATGCCTAAACCTTTCCACAATGAAATGTTAATGACTGCATTTGCCGCACGGCGCAGAGCGAACGGGTCGCTTGAACCCGTCGGTATCATTCCCAATCCAAAGATACTCACTAATGTATCAAGGCGGTCAGCTAAAGCTACCACTTGACCCGTCCGAGTATCGGGTAAATCATCACTTGCCCCCTTGGGTAGATAATGCTCAAAAATTGCTGTTGCTACGGCTTCTGATTCTCCACTAGCCGTTGCATATTTTTGCCCCATTACTCCTTGTAATTCCGGAAATTCGTAGACCATTTGAGTCACGAGGTCAGCTTTACACAACAGCGCTGCCCGGAGAATATCAGTACGTTCGGATTCTGAGACAGCGAGTTGGTCGGCAATTTGAGCCGCAATTTTTTCAATTCGCTCCACTTTACCGCGTACCGAACCTAACTCATCTTGAAACGTCACTTTTTCCAACTTGGGTAAGTAGCTTTCAAGGGATGAAGCTAAGTCAGTTTTATAGAAATACTGACCATCGGCTAACCGGGCTTTGATCACCCGTTCATTTCCGGCGGCAATGATGTCAGATT
The genomic region above belongs to Microcoleus sp. AS-A8 and contains:
- the murD gene encoding UDP-N-acetylmuramoyl-L-alanine--D-glutamate ligase produces the protein MPNAQIIGLGRSGIAAARLLQQQGWQVTLSDSASAESIASRNGSESLQQQQQSLAAEGITVKLGYSLTLDDADLPQLIVVSPGVPWDIPVLVAARSKGIDTIGELELAWRHLQSCPWVGITGTNGKTTTTALIAAIFQSAGFHAPACGNIGNAACELALNSAVGTTNESPQQESSIQNSPPPSSSLKLRPYQGGEFKIQNPPDWVIAEISSYQIESSHDLAPKIGVWTTFTPDHLSRHKTLDNYYNIKAQLLGRSQFQIFNGDDPYLHKMGVEHWPDAYWTSVKGRESLLGDPNRGFYIQEGWVTSQNEPIVKVDSLRMVGEHNQQNLLMAVAAARLAGIEKEAIQEAIANFPGVPHRLEHIITWQGIDFINDSKATNYDAAQVGLSSVASPTILIAGGEAKAGDDTGWIETIHAKAAAVLLIGDAASAFAERLKQSGYEHYEIVETMTKAVPRAAQLAQDYNAHVVLLSPACASFDQYQSFEHRGDDFRQLCQRLVD
- the glyS gene encoding glycine--tRNA ligase subunit beta, which translates into the protein MPTFLLEVGTEELPADFVDSAIAQWKERIPQSLKEQCLTHEPIEFYGTPRRLGVLIPGLLEQQPDREEEVKGPPAKAAFKDGKPTQAAEGFARKQGVELDALEVRDTDKGEFVFVLKKIPGRAATEILTELIPQWIFGLEGRRFMRWGDGDLRFPRPIRWLVTLLDGDVLPIELENGAETIKSDRISYGHRILHPQSITISQATDYVESLHSAYVMVEPGKRQNLIKEQVESAAQKLSGYAPIDEDLWEEVTNLVEWPTAVVGKIEQEFLSLPSEVVTTVMVTHQRYFPVFTDEEEGKLLPYFITISNGDSNKSDIIAAGNERVIKARLADGQYFYKTDLASSLESYLPKLEKVTFQDELGSVRGKVERIEKIAAQIADQLAVSESERTDILRAALLCKADLVTQMVYEFPELQGVMGQKYATASGESEAVATAIFEHYLPKGASDDLPDTRTGQVVALADRLDTLVSIFGLGMIPTGSSDPFALRRAANAVINISLWKGLGINLHQLLQDISADFVAAYPDKNSPVETLQEFFIQRIRTLLQEGNIYLQAFTATPEKIAKTSSGMIDHIDYDLVNAVLGENDPEYTERALKDLLDVRDRALFLQEIRKDGRLDDIYETVNRSSRLATQKGDLDTQQLDPMAVVDTTLFQKSSEQAFYEAIVNLVPQTKAAQEQRNYEQLVNALVENAPTVSRFFDGEDSVLVMVAAKENPTEEELAIQRNRLNLLGLLRNHARVLADFGAIVKS